Proteins encoded together in one Temnothorax longispinosus isolate EJ_2023e chromosome 5, Tlon_JGU_v1, whole genome shotgun sequence window:
- the Mbc gene encoding dedicator of cytokinesis protein 1 isoform X7, with product MTMTWKRIEEHSGIAIHNFAHPIPYAICLTVGEVVQITAECADWYYGRSKFKGTWGIFPKSYIHILQKSANTDNLVQEITNVLREWGHHWKHLYVTHSEHFETMQQQILDAIGYRSKILSGTLTVDELKDMKRLATAKIGTGNQLLGLDMVVRDEHGNILNPLETSTIQLYYHHETAAERIRKACNDTKKKPYKPQVPVYSHIFFVSVRNFVCKMAEDVELLLTLYDGREMKAITENYVVSWSKEGLARDIDQLHNLRVLFTDLGSRDLMRDKVYLACYVIRIGGMEAKEPDHRRSSVTQANQTKSKGAESMRRPFGVAAMDITLFITGKLEGDVEQHHFIPFIQCCEKDSLDGTLRRIIAQKETNIQKHVNGNIANVTGGQGLWTSLKLLRGDPKQVRDENPHLVLGNVAIARKMGFPEVILPGDVRNDLYLTLISGEFSKGSKSTDKNVEVTVKVCNEHGIAIPGVMTLGGGASPIDEYRSVIYYHEDKPRWCETFKIAIPIEEFKQAHLKFTFKHRSSNEAKDKSEKPFALSYVRLMQRNGTTLQDIQHELLVYKLEQKKYDESDISYFKLPSTRGELAELNMEKKPSLGSLTLSSKDSFLIATNICSTKLTQNVDLLGLLNWASHNTDLKESLAALMKVDGEEIVKFLQDVLDALFNILMSNSDSDVYDDMVFECLLYIIGLVSDRKYQHFQPVLDLYISESFSATLAYKKLIAVLRKRIDNVNNGDGQERDLLLKTMKSLQYCMRFIVESRLLFTELNQDEEEFSQTLTDLLRSIVNLMSHETDGTLLVQGACLKYLPTTIPHLLRVYSGKQLSTILTDLLVTLPTGRLTKQKMMTVNDIVHSPLFLNVDCRAILLPRITILVRDLLESKEEVELCVKILSDILELTFRKDVGSTVSDVKEIMLTALRTIIQTVISMDRENPLVGNLVSVMLAIFRQMTQLHYEVYINHFGTKIDLLDFLMEILLVFKDLVSRSVFPGDWCEMIMLQNNIILNSLRYFSATIRDYFFTEFEHQAWSNFFHCAIAFLTQPALQLETFTSTKRNRIIKRYKDMRRATVFEIRSMWFNLGQHKILFVPSLVGAILEMALIPDTELRKATIPIFFDMMQCEYYSSRIVEGYGDTKRDPAHIKANFMEYENEMIAKLDILVEGGRGDEQFRTLWTDVMGSLCEKHSTMREQGLRFVDTIARLMERLLQYRDIIHAESQEHRMLCTVNLLEFYSEINRKEMYIRYVNKLCELHLECDNYTEAAYSLKLHSQLLAWSDQPLSPLLISHRYPLCQTHRELKEALYNDIIDYFDKGRMWECALAVCKELVSQYEEETFDYLQLSVLLRRMAKFYDCIIKQLRPEPEYFRVAYYGRGHPAFLQNKVFVYRGKEYERLSDFCTRTLNQLPNAEQMNKLSPPTTEMLESYHQYVQINKVEPLMDEKRHRLSGKPVTAEAVLRCVLYHRVNDVQRFRFSRPAPRKEIIPTNSDKEKEINTSTNNSNEFASLWLERTVLVTSYPLPGILRWFPVTSSETYLVSPLRNAIETMEATNTALRDLIIANRSDPSLPLNPLSMKLNGILDPAVMGGIDNYEKAFLNAEYRDSHPEESSDLLKLEGLIAEQIPLLSLGLQLHKVRAPTELAPFHQRLEQCFMSMRTQVEAKYGKRTCDLQIESLTQTVTMRRPPISRGDNHCLSESNMNNSDYATHYRVSSLTRSQVATFKSLTSFNFNNSTPPSNAQSVNLSRNNSMRSHILSTASLQKALGNPSPGTYKKKDSKRRSSRKSDSATVTKTDQPTSQWYTTTEISHSSIQATSSVTSLISNLHSTHVFELRQELTPKRPLRSEAEKERRMSNRWSGQSHYLRNINNGLESSGLGKGNRDSVGTTDSTASEDDPPPPLPIKMREADYCNLPEELSNNRCAATLNNLNKSSGQLKNKLPTPTDDDVDSHSKPPTPPPKPKRPIHNLNKNTLASNDVENSPVEDSSTA from the exons CCATCCATAATTTTGCACATCCAATCCCGTACGCAATATGCTTAACGGTCGGAGAGGTTGTACAAATAACTGCGGAATGTGCAGATTGGTATTACGGCCGCAGCAAGTTTAAGGGTACATGGggaatttttccaaaatcctACATACATATCCTGCAGAAATCTGCGAATACGGATAACTTAGTGCAGGAGATTACTAACGTCTTGCGAGAATGGGGGCATCATTGGAAACATTTGTATGTG ACACACTCCGAGCACTTCGAAACAATGCAGCAACAGATTCTGGATGCGATCGGATACAGAAGCAAGATTTTAAGCGGGACTTTAACGGTAGACGAGTTGAAGGACATGAAGAGATTGGCGACAGCAAAGATAGGCACTGGGAATCAACTGTTGGGCTTGGACATGGTGGTTCGAGACGAGCACGGAAATATTCTGAATCCCCTGGAGACAAGCACTATCCAATTGTATTACCATCACGAGACTGCTGCGGAAAGGATAAGAAAAGCGTGCAATGATACCAAGAAGAAGCCCTACAAGCCACAAGTACCTGTATATTCACATATCTTCTTCGTTAGTGTGAGaaattttgtatgtaaaatGGCAGAGGACGTAGAGCTGCTGTTGACTTTGTACGACGGCAGAGAGATGAAAGCTATCACGGAGAACTACGTGGTATCGTGGAGCAAAGAGGGACTCGCGAGGGACATTGATCAGCTGCACAATCTTAGAGTATTGTTCACGGATCTTGGTTCCAGAGATTTAATGAGGGACAAAGTTTATTTAGCCTGTTACGTAATTAGAATAGGCGGTATGGAAGCCAAAGAACCGGACCACCGTCGCTCGAGTGTTACACAAGCTAATCAAACCAAATCTAAGGGCGCGGAAAGTATGAGGCGACCGTTTGGTGTAGCCGCTATGGATATTACCTTATTCATTACCGGCAAGCTTGAAGGTGATGTTGAGCAACATCATTTTATACCTTTTATACA ATGTTGTGAGAAAGACAGTCTTGATGGCACATTACGTAGAATTATCGCGcagaaagaaacaaatatcCAGAAACACGTTAACGGCAATATTGCCAATGTCACAGGTGGACAAGGATTGTGGACTAGCTTAAAATTGCTGAGGGGCGATCCGAAACAA GTACGTGATGAAAATCCACATTTGGTGCTCGGTAATGTTGCCATCGCGCGTAAAATGGGATTCCCAGAAGTTATTTTGCCGGGTGACGTACGTAATGATTTGTATCTGACGTTAATTAGCGGTGAATTCAGCAAAGGCTCCAAATCTACGGACAAAAATGTAGAAGTAACG gtCAAAGTATGTAATGAACATGGTATAGCGATCCCCGGAGTTATGACATTAGGTGGCGGCGCGTCTCCAATTGACGAGTATCGTAGCGTAATTTATTATCACGAAGACAAGCCTAGATGGTGCGAAACATTTAAGATCGCCATACCTATAGAAGAATTTAAGCAGGCCCACTTAAAGTTTACATTTAAGCATCGCAGTTCTAACGAAGCGAAAGATAAGTCTGAAAAGCCATTTGCTTTAAGTTACGTTCGATTAATGCAACGCAACGGCACGACTCTACAAGACATACAACACGAATTGTTGGTTTACAAGTTAGAGCAGAAGAAATACGACGAGAGCGATATATCCTACTTTAAATTGCCATCCACTCGTGGAGAATTg GCTGAATTAAACATGGAGAAAAAGCCAAGTTTAGGATCGCTAACATTAAGCAGTAAGGATAGTTTTTTGATAGCGACCAATATTTGCTCAACTAAATTAACCCAGAATGTAGACTTATTAGGTTTACTTAATTGGGCATCGCACAATACGGACTTAAAAGAATCTTTAGCTGCTTTAATGAAAGTTGACGGGGAGGAAATAGTGAAGTTTCTGCAG GATGTTTTGGatgctttatttaatatcttaatgaGTAATTCAGACAGTGATGTTTACGATGACATGGTCTTTGAGTgccttttatatattatcggACTCGTATCCGATAGAAAGTACCAGCACTTCCAACCAgtattagatttatatatttctgagAGCTTCTCTGCAACTCTTgcatataagaaattaattgcgGTATTACGCAAGCGTATAGATAACGTCAACAACGGCGATGGACAGGAACGAGATTTATTGCTTAAGACAATGAAAAGTCTGCAATACTGCATGAGATTTATTGTCGAATCTCGTCTTTTATTTACTGa gttAAATCAGGATGAAGAAGAATTCTCACAAACCTTAACTGATCTATTACGGTCTATCGTTAATCTCATGAGTCATGAAACAGATGGTACTCTCTTGGTTCAAGGCGCCTGTCTCAAGTACCTACCAACGACGATACCTCATTTATTAAGAGTTTATAGCGGCAAGCAATTAAGCACAATTTTAACAGATTTACTCGTGACTCTACCAACGGGTAGATTaactaaacaaaaaatgatGACGGTAAATGACATCGTCCACAGTccgctttttttaaatgtggaCTGTAGAGCGATTTTATTACCAAGAATTACTATACTTGTGAGAGACTTATTGGAGTCCAAGGAGGAG GTGGAATTATGCGTCAAGATATTGTCTGACATCCTGGAACTGACTTTTAGAAAAGACGTGGGTAGCACAGTTTCAGATGTCAAGGAGATAATGTTAACAGCCCTGCGTACTATTATACAGACAGTCATATCAATGGACAGAGAAAATCCCTTAGTTGGAAATTTAGTTTCAGTAATGTTGGCGATATTCAG aCAAATGACACAACTCCATTACGAGGTGTATATCAATCATTTTGGAACAAAAATCGATTTGCTTGACTTTCTTATGGAGATACTGTTAGTCTTTAAAGATCTGGTATCTAGAAGCGTATTTCCAGGGGACTGGTGTGAAATGATTATGCTccaaaataacattattttgaattctttACGGTATTTCTCGGCTACAATTagagattattttttcacCGAGTTTGAACATCAAGCATGGTCAAATTTCTTTCATTGCGCTATCGCATTCTTAACTCAACCTGCCCTACAATTGGAGACATTTACGTCAACGAAACGAAATCGAATTATTAAGCGTTATAAAGATATGCGCAG AGCAACTGTGTTTGAAATCAGATCTATGTGGTTCAACTTGGGCCAACACAAAATACTGTTTGTGCCCAGTTTAGTTGGTGCCATCCTCGAAATGGCATTAATACCTGATACCGAATTAAGAAAAGCTACTATACCTATTTTTTTCGACATGATGCAATGCGAGTACTACAGTTCACGTATAGTGGAAGGATATGGGGATACTAAGCGCGATCCTGCTCATATCAAAGCTAATTTTATGGAATATGAAAACGAAATGATTGCAAAATTGGATATTCTG GTCGAAGGAGGCAGAGGCGATGAACAGTTTCGTACACTTTGGACTGACGTTATGGGTTCTTTATGCGAGAAACATTCTACAATGCGAGAACAAGGCTTGCGTTTCGTAGACACTATAGCTAGACTCATGGAACGCTTATTGCAATATCGCGATATTATTCATGCAGAATCCCAAGAACATCGTATGCTTTGCACtgtaaatttattagaattctATTCTGAGATTAATAGAAAGGAAATGTATATCAg ATATGTGAATAAGCTGTGTGAATTACACCTAGAATGCGATAATTATACAGAAGCAGCTTATTCTTTAAAGCTCCACAGCCAATTATTAGCATGGAGTGATCAACCTTTGTCACCTTTGTTAATATCACACAG aTATCCGTTATGTCAAACACACCGTGAGTTGAAAGAAGCATTGTACAatgatattattgattattttgataaaggAAGAATGTGGGAATGCGCCCTTGCCGTTTGCAAGGAACTAGTCTCACAATATGAGGAAGAAACATTTGATTATTTGCAACTGTCCGTACTATTAAGACGGATGGCAAAGTTTTATGACTGTATAATAAAACAGTTAAGGCCTGAACCAGAATATTTCAGAGTCGCATATTACGGCAGAGGGCACCCTGCCTTCCTTCAAAACAAG GTATTTGTTTATCGAGGAAAGGAATACGAAAGACTTAGTGATTTTTGCACAAGAACACTGAATCAGTTACCGAATGCAGAGCAAATGAATAAGTTGTCTCCGCCCACCACAGAGATGCTAGAATCATATCATCAATATGTACAAATCAACAAGGTAGAGCCACTGATGGATGAAAAGAGGCATCGCCTAAGTGGTAAACCAGTTACTGCAGAAGCAGTTTTAAGGTGCGTATT ATATCATCGTGTGAACGATGTGCAGCGCTTTAGATTTTCAAGACCTGCTCCGAGAAAGGAAATCATTCCGACAAATAGCGAtaaggaaaaggaaataaatactAGCACCAACAATAGCAATGAGTTTGCCTCGTTATGGTTGGAAAGAACAGTACTTGTTACAAGCTACCCGTTGCCAGGAATACTTCGATGGTTCCCTGTGACGTCTAGCGAGACATATTTAGTCAGTCCCTTGAGGAATGCGATTGAAACTATGGAAGCTACAAACACAGCATTGAGGGATCTCATTATTGCCAACAG GAGTGATCCCAGTCTTCCATTAAATCCTTTGAGCATGAAATTAAATGGCATATTGGATCCTGCTGTTATGGGTGGAATCGATAACTATGAAAAGGCCTTCCTCAACGCAGAGTACAGAGATAGTCATCCGGAAGAGAGTTCGGATCTTCTCAAGTTAGAAGGGCTTATTGCAGAGCAAATCCCTCTACTCAGCCTAGGTCTACAGTTACATAAAGTACGAGCACCCACCGAATTGGCGCCGTTTCATCAACGTTTAGAGCAATGTTTCATGTCAATGCGTACTCAAGTAGAAGCTAAATATGGAAAAAGG ACCTGCGACTTGCAAATTGAAAGCCTAACGCAAACCGTAACAATGCGGAGACCACCAATTTCGAGAGGAGATAATCACTGCCTGTCCGAgtcaaatatgaataattcaGA CTATGCAACTCACTACAGGGTATCCTCACTTACAAGATCCCAAGTTGCAACGTTCAAGTCGCTTACATCGTTCAATTTTAACAACAGCACACCTCCAAGTAATGCTCAAAGCGTCAATTTGTCAAG AAACAACTCCATGCGTTCGCACATCTTGTCAACGGCCTCTTTGCAAAAGGCATTGGGAAATCCAAGTCCAGGAACGTACAAAAAGAAGGATTCAAAGCGTAGAAGCTCGCGAAAGAGTGATTCCGCCACAGTGACAAAAACCGATCAACCGACCAGCCAGTGGTATACCACAACCGAAATATCCCACAGCTCAATTCAGGCAACATCGTCTGTTACGTCGTTAATATCTAATTTACATTCAACACATGTATTTGAGCTTCGACAAGAG CTCACACCAAAACGTCCCCTGAGATCGGAAgcggagaaagaaaggagaatgAGTAATCGTTGGTCCGGCCAATCTCACTATCTAAGGAACATCAACAACGGACTGGAATCAAGCGGTTTAGGGAAGGGAAATAGAGATAGCGTCGGCACAACTGACAGTACAGCATCCGAGGACGACCCGCCACCTCCTCTACCGATTAAAATGCGCGAAGCCGATTATTGTAATCTTCCAGAGGAGCTGTCTAATAATCGGTGTGCGGCTACTTTGAATAATCTCAACAAGTCTTCGGGACAGTTGAAGAACAAGTTGCCGACACCTACCGACGACGATGTAGACAGTCATTCTAAACCGCCCACACCTCCACCGAAACCGAAAAGACCGATTcacaatttgaataaaaacacGCTTGCCTCTAACGACGTCGAAAACTCACCTGTCGAGGATTCGTCGACTGCATAA